A single Falco naumanni isolate bFalNau1 chromosome 20, bFalNau1.pat, whole genome shotgun sequence DNA region contains:
- the DAP3 gene encoding 28S ribosomal protein S29, mitochondrial isoform X2: MLRGLKGLVCHPLKDHGYALHTAAKCLSSPVSQDVQAPAEAPRAVFYTSESDPASQTERHEGRHYSIPLEEVKTVFPHGLPYRFQQQIKTFNEACLMVRKPALELFAYLKNSNFAHPAVRYVIYGEKGTGKTMTLCHVIHYCARQGWLVLHIPDAHLWVKNCKELIQSSYNKERLDQPLQASFWLKNFKTSNEHFLKEIKTTKKYLWGKRESTEEGRPLGEVVEQGLARVRNASDAVGVVLKEIKQQCHLGSFHLLVAVDGVNALWGRTTLKKEDKSPVSPEELTLVYNLRKMMMNNWKGGAIVTTLSQTGSLYKPSSAYLPQELLGKEGFDALDPFVPIPVPNYSAKEFESCYRYYLDRKWLQHEKARTPDGQEELRFLSGSNPRQLERLAGPL; this comes from the exons atgctgaGAGGTTTGAAAGGACTTGTCTGCCATCCTCTAAAG GACCATGGGTATGCCCTCCATACAGCAGCCAAGTGCTTAAGCTCCCCGGTCAGCCAGGACGTCCAGGCGCCAGCAGAAGCACCCAGAGCAGTGTTCTACACCAGCGAGAGCGACCCG GCCAGCCAGACGGAACGCCATGAGGGTCGTCACTACAGCATTCCGCTGGAGGAGGTGAAGACTGTGTTCCCGCACGGGCTGCCCTACCGGTTCCAGCAGCAG ATTAAGACCTTCAACGAAGCCTGCCTGATGGTGCGAAAACCAGCTCTGGAACTTTTCGCTTACCTGAAAAACTCCAACTTTGCACACCCAGCTGTCAGATATGTGATCT ATGGTGAGAAAGGAACAGGGAAAACCATGACACTGTGCCACGTGATTCACTACTGCGCAAGGCAAGGGTGGCTGGTGCTGCACATCCCCGACG CTCATCTCTGGGTGAAAAACTGCAAGGAGCTTATACAGTCTTCCTACAACAAAGAACGGCTTGATCAGCCTTTGCAAGCATCTTTCTGGCTCAAGAACTTCAAAACCTCGAACGAGCACTTCCTGAAGGAG ATAAAAACgacaaaaaaatatctgtgggGCAAACGAGAAAGCACTGAGGAGGGCAGACCGCTGGGGGAAGTGGTGGAGCAG GGTTTAGCTCGCGTGAGAAATGCCAGCGATGCTGTAGGGGTTGTGCTGAAAGAGATAAAGCAGCAATGTCATCTTGGCTCCTTCCACCTTCTTGTGGCAGTGGATGGCGTCAACGCGCTCTGGGGAAGGACGACATTgaagaaggaagacaaaagccCT GTTTCTCCAGAGGAGCTGACGCTTGTGTACAATCTACGGAAGATGATGATGAATAATTGG AAGGGAGGTGCCATTGTGACAACCCTCAGCCAGACCGGCTCCCTCTACAAGCCCAGTTCTGCCTATTTGCCCCAGGAGTTGCTGGGAAAG GAGGGGTTCGATGCGCTGGACCCCTTCGTCCCCATCCCGGTGCCCAACTACAGCGCGAAGGAGTTTGAGAGCTGCTACCGCTACTACCTGGACCGCAAGTGGCTGCAGCACGAGAAag CGCGCACGCCGGACgggcaggaggagctgcggTTCCTGAGCGGCTCCAACCCGCGGCAGCTGGAGCGCCTGGCCGGGCCCCTCTAG
- the DAP3 gene encoding 28S ribosomal protein S29, mitochondrial isoform X1 has protein sequence MLRGLKGLVCHPLKLDHGYALHTAAKCLSSPVSQDVQAPAEAPRAVFYTSESDPASQTERHEGRHYSIPLEEVKTVFPHGLPYRFQQQIKTFNEACLMVRKPALELFAYLKNSNFAHPAVRYVIYGEKGTGKTMTLCHVIHYCARQGWLVLHIPDAHLWVKNCKELIQSSYNKERLDQPLQASFWLKNFKTSNEHFLKEIKTTKKYLWGKRESTEEGRPLGEVVEQGLARVRNASDAVGVVLKEIKQQCHLGSFHLLVAVDGVNALWGRTTLKKEDKSPVSPEELTLVYNLRKMMMNNWKGGAIVTTLSQTGSLYKPSSAYLPQELLGKEGFDALDPFVPIPVPNYSAKEFESCYRYYLDRKWLQHEKARTPDGQEELRFLSGSNPRQLERLAGPL, from the exons atgctgaGAGGTTTGAAAGGACTTGTCTGCCATCCTCTAAAG ctGGACCATGGGTATGCCCTCCATACAGCAGCCAAGTGCTTAAGCTCCCCGGTCAGCCAGGACGTCCAGGCGCCAGCAGAAGCACCCAGAGCAGTGTTCTACACCAGCGAGAGCGACCCG GCCAGCCAGACGGAACGCCATGAGGGTCGTCACTACAGCATTCCGCTGGAGGAGGTGAAGACTGTGTTCCCGCACGGGCTGCCCTACCGGTTCCAGCAGCAG ATTAAGACCTTCAACGAAGCCTGCCTGATGGTGCGAAAACCAGCTCTGGAACTTTTCGCTTACCTGAAAAACTCCAACTTTGCACACCCAGCTGTCAGATATGTGATCT ATGGTGAGAAAGGAACAGGGAAAACCATGACACTGTGCCACGTGATTCACTACTGCGCAAGGCAAGGGTGGCTGGTGCTGCACATCCCCGACG CTCATCTCTGGGTGAAAAACTGCAAGGAGCTTATACAGTCTTCCTACAACAAAGAACGGCTTGATCAGCCTTTGCAAGCATCTTTCTGGCTCAAGAACTTCAAAACCTCGAACGAGCACTTCCTGAAGGAG ATAAAAACgacaaaaaaatatctgtgggGCAAACGAGAAAGCACTGAGGAGGGCAGACCGCTGGGGGAAGTGGTGGAGCAG GGTTTAGCTCGCGTGAGAAATGCCAGCGATGCTGTAGGGGTTGTGCTGAAAGAGATAAAGCAGCAATGTCATCTTGGCTCCTTCCACCTTCTTGTGGCAGTGGATGGCGTCAACGCGCTCTGGGGAAGGACGACATTgaagaaggaagacaaaagccCT GTTTCTCCAGAGGAGCTGACGCTTGTGTACAATCTACGGAAGATGATGATGAATAATTGG AAGGGAGGTGCCATTGTGACAACCCTCAGCCAGACCGGCTCCCTCTACAAGCCCAGTTCTGCCTATTTGCCCCAGGAGTTGCTGGGAAAG GAGGGGTTCGATGCGCTGGACCCCTTCGTCCCCATCCCGGTGCCCAACTACAGCGCGAAGGAGTTTGAGAGCTGCTACCGCTACTACCTGGACCGCAAGTGGCTGCAGCACGAGAAag CGCGCACGCCGGACgggcaggaggagctgcggTTCCTGAGCGGCTCCAACCCGCGGCAGCTGGAGCGCCTGGCCGGGCCCCTCTAG